TATTCCCACTTAAAGGATGAGAAATCTGAGTCACAGTCTAAGTGACTTATTCAAGGTGACCACCTAGGTAAGTGATAAGTCAGGATGTGAATCCAGATAGTCTTTCTCTATGGCCTGAGTGCTTAAACCACTCATATATCATACCACTTCCACTGTGTACCTGGTACACCAGTATGTTCTGAGATGAGAAGTGGGTACAGCATAGTCTCTGACTTCAGGGCACCATTATGATACCACAGGTCTAGCAGAATGAGGAAGAGAACAAAGGGCATCtaaaactaaggcacagaaagACATTTCCTATTTTGGGACTAGTCCCTGAATAAAGGGCTTGCCTCTCTGAAGGAGGCCAGGGTCTGGCCTTGCTTatcttctctttcctcttctccGAGCTCCCAGACTTACCAGAATGCATTTCTCTTTGAGAGTCCAGACTTCTGGCTTAACTAGGGCAAGCAGGGCCAGCAGCTTCTCGTTTCCAGGGAGAAAGCCGCACTTAGGGGCTGTGAGAAACAGGAGATGGAGGACCCTTCTCATTTAGCAGTCAATATGCCATTTTCCACTTCCCTATCTACCCCTTCTTCTCTTACCTTCTTTTTTCTCCTGCTTATCTGTTTCCATCTAAGgcaaaatggaggaaaatcacTTTAGAAACCTCATGGAGGCTGGCGTGCCATCGTCTTTATTGGGTTTATGGTCCAATCCCTGCACCCTGAGTACCTCACCTCATCATCCTTGGGTGGGGGGTCTGGGATAGGGATGTCCAGTGGGGCCCGGAGGGAAGTCAGGTCAGTCACACTGAAGGAGTCTTCCTGCATAGAGCTCACTGTCAGAGGCTGCCCAGAGTCTTCCCTCCACTCATCCCACCCACCCTCTGCCTCCCAACCTAGGCTTAGGCCTCACACCATCCTAATGCTCCTACCCACCATTCACAACTGTTCTCTGGGTGCTGAGCCCAGTCATTGGCTAGAGAGGGTGAGCAGATGGAAGAGAGGCCACGGGATGAGGCAGGAAGGGCCCACACTACTCACTTTCAAGAGCTGATTCAGGTATACGATCTTCTGCGGCAAGAATGTGCAGAGGAATTCCTCAGCCTGTGGGTTACATGGCAAGGGTGGGGGCAATCACAGAAGGCGTTCAATGAGATTGAGAAGGAGGGCTGAAAGGACCCTTGGAAATCATTGAGTTCAAGACTTACAACTGAGGAAATGAAGCCCTGAAAAGGTAATGGACTTGCCAAGCTGGTTAAGTGGCTGAACCAaggttaaccaaaccaaaaccaaactcattgccatgaagttaactctgactcacagagaccctataggacagagtagaatggccccatagggtttccaaggagtggctggtggctttgaactgtagaccttttggtttgcagtggtAGCCCTCAACCACTTCACCACTGAGGTTAGGACTAGGGTATTCTGGCTTTGGGGCCATGGCTTTTCCATCTACACCAAAAGAGGGGAGGGAAAGTGGCAGAAAGAGAGTAGAATCTTAAGAGGGATGAAATTAAAGGCAGAAATCAATAATTAGGAGCTCACTCTGGGTGAAGGCTTCATAAGGGAAGTAGTGCCCAGGTGTAGGGTGGGTTTGGGAGTCACTCTGAGGTTGTGACCCTCAAGTACTGGTTTAAGCTTCTGAGTCAAATCGCTTGAGTCCAGAGACTTACCTCCTGGAAGAGATTTTGCCTGAAGACATCCACCTGCAGAGAGCAGTTCAGGATGCTGGTTAAGTCTCAGTTGCCAAGAATAAGAAAGAGCCCACCACCCTCTCCCGCCAAAAGGGGTGCCCTCCCCTGTGACTCAGGCCTTTCCCACCAGCGGCCAGTTCTTCCTGGGAGCCCCTGGCTCAGTGCAGGCTGGCCAAAGGCCAGGAATCTGGGAATCCCCAGACAGAAGTGAAAGCACGAAAGTGAGGGACTGAGGAAGTTCTCTGGCGTGGCCTTGGTCCTCCGGAGCATCCAGCTTTGCCTCCACCCAAGCGGGCTTCGCGGCCCCTTCCTGGCCTTCCCGGTCCCCCCATTACCTGTTTGCGGGCCTCCCCGCTCAGGCGTACCCCACAAGGCTTGGCCATGCTCCTCCAGTTGCAAGGTCTTCGGTCTCCCGGCTCGCCGCCTGGGCTTTCGCTTTCACTCCCCAGGTCCAGGCCCGCCCCCCTCAGCCCCGCCCCCGTCGTTCTTTCCCCCAACCCCCGGCGGACCGCATACTGAAGGACGCCCCTCAGCCATTCCCCGCCAGAAGCGGCTAGGGGAGGCGGTGCT
The window above is part of the Loxodonta africana isolate mLoxAfr1 chromosome 10, mLoxAfr1.hap2, whole genome shotgun sequence genome. Proteins encoded here:
- the PSME2 gene encoding proteasome activator complex subunit 2, which translates into the protein MAKPCGVRLSGEARKQVDVFRQNLFQEAEEFLCTFLPQKIVYLNQLLKEDSFSVTDLTSLRAPLDIPIPDPPPKDDEMETDKQEKKEAPKCGFLPGNEKLLALLALVKPEVWTLKEKCILVITWIQHLIPKIEDGNDFGVAIQEKVLERVNAVKTKVEAFQTTISKYFSERGDAVAKASKETHVMDYRALVHERDEAAYRDLRAMVLDLRTFYAELYHIISSNLEKIVNPKGEEKPSMY